The Castanea sativa cultivar Marrone di Chiusa Pesio chromosome 11, ASM4071231v1 genome contains a region encoding:
- the LOC142616294 gene encoding uncharacterized protein LOC142616294, which produces MAGDPLRLNQNLHCHYHQERGHTTEDCRTLWNHLEQLVKEGRLKQFLHQPNGQGNHSGIVNQGSTLSRPPLGKINFIFAALGRTGSHPSRVMSVAQTLAKDSRDHPKRIKANILPILGFSEEDKIGTIQPHDVALVVTLRIGGYDVRKVMIDQGSGVDIMYPNLFRAVAPRRQPPQHSSKEHSEAVMEEVLKLKKAGAIKEVFLSRRVGSYSSSKEEE; this is translated from the exons atggcgggggacccctTGAGGCTCAACCAAaacctccattgccattatcaccaagagaggggtcataccactgaggatTGTCGGACTCtatggaaccatttggagcaattggttaaAGAAGGAAGGTTAAAGCAATTCTTGCATCAGCCTAATGGGCAGGGAAACCACTCAGGGATAGTGAACCAGGGTAGCACTTTATCAAGGCCTCCTTTGGGTAagatcaattttatttttgctgcactTGGAAGAACTGGCTCTCATCCTTCCAGGGTGATGTCTGTGGCTCAGACCCTGGCCAAGGATTCTAGGGATCATCCGAAAAGGATTAAAGCAAATATCTTACCAATTTTAGGTTTCTCAGAAGAGGACAAAATCGGGACAATTCAACCACATGATGTTGCTTTGGTGGTTACCCTGAGGATAGGGGGCTACGATGTGAGGAAGGTGATGATCGATCAGGGTAGTGGtgtagatatcatgtaccctaacCTGTTCAGAG cTGTGGCAccaaggaggcaaccacctcaaCACTCCTCTAAAGAGCATTCAGAGGCTGTTAtggaggaggtgctcaaactcaagaaggcaggtgctatcaaagaggtgtTTTTATCCAGAAGGGTTGGCTCATACAGTagtagtaaagaagaagaatga